A single genomic interval of Magnetospirillum sp. 15-1 harbors:
- a CDS encoding glycosyltransferase — protein MAEFNITYVSINRHYPMYGELVASVRSAITELGYPCDITHNALKAGAVNILMGATIFASRYRRLAEHLRGSPYILYQLEQLHDIHGLARQWPEYWELLSNASWIWDYSPAGTRYLRECGLPHVSHLPPAFHPSLETFRPAPSPELDIVFCGSPHPRRERILDGLSAAGLKVVHLTGDYGEPRDRILASAKIVLNIHAWDDLCQLETVRLSHLLANHCFVVSETADNDPYENGLVYADYPMLVETCRDYLSRPQPVRAAIAEQGHEAIRKLKTVELLRAVLAES, from the coding sequence ATGGCTGAATTCAACATCACATACGTGTCGATTAACCGGCACTACCCCATGTACGGCGAATTGGTCGCCTCGGTTCGCTCCGCCATCACCGAACTGGGGTATCCCTGCGATATCACCCACAACGCGCTCAAGGCCGGGGCGGTCAATATCTTGATGGGTGCGACCATTTTCGCGTCACGGTACCGACGGTTGGCGGAGCATCTGCGCGGCAGCCCCTATATTCTCTACCAGCTCGAACAATTGCACGACATCCACGGCTTGGCGCGGCAATGGCCGGAATATTGGGAGTTGCTGAGCAACGCGTCGTGGATATGGGATTATTCACCGGCCGGCACCCGGTACTTGCGCGAATGCGGCCTGCCCCACGTCAGCCACCTGCCGCCGGCATTCCATCCCAGCCTGGAAACCTTTCGTCCGGCTCCCTCCCCTGAACTGGATATCGTGTTCTGCGGCTCGCCGCATCCGCGCCGGGAGCGCATCCTCGACGGATTGAGCGCCGCCGGGCTGAAGGTCGTGCACCTGACCGGCGATTACGGCGAACCGCGCGACCGGATACTCGCCTCGGCCAAGATCGTGCTCAACATCCACGCCTGGGACGATTTGTGCCAGTTGGAGACCGTCCGGCTGTCCCACCTGCTGGCCAACCACTGCTTCGTGGTCTCGGAAACGGCGGACAATGATCCATACGAAAACGGCCTGGTCTATGCCGACTACCCGATGCTGGTGGAGACTTGCCGGGATTACCTGTCACGGCCGCAGCCCGTTCGGGCGGCGATCGCCGAGCAGGGCCATGAAGCAATTCGCAAGCTCAAGACGGTCGAATTGCTGCGGGCGGTGCTGGCCGAATCTTGA